One window of the Zea mays cultivar B73 chromosome 3, Zm-B73-REFERENCE-NAM-5.0, whole genome shotgun sequence genome contains the following:
- the LOC103650305 gene encoding glycosyltransferase BC10 isoform X2 — MGAATAVDGSGSGSTARPPAALPGLKLLRRLLLVAVVGTGFLAVVVLLSSSWRYSSSMLPRVPAPDVRLPAPAGGGKVPLERWARGSASAWHNLTDEELLWAASWRPGVRRYPYRRTPKVAFMFLTRGPLPLAPLWDRFFTGAGDARLFSVYVHATPGYRPGFPPASAFYRRLVPSQVARWGEASMCDAERRLLANALLDPANERFVLLSESCVPLYGFPAVYSYLTRSRESFVGAFDDPGPHGRGRYRAGLGPEVTAGQFRKGAQWFELDRDLAVGVVADGRYYPKFRDHCRPPCYVDEHYLPTVLSIEAPARIANRSVTWVDWSRGGAHPATFGEEDVHEAFLRRLTAPGKDQGNCTYNGQPAEVCFLFARKFAPSTLRPLLSLAPKLLGYG, encoded by the exons ATG GGAGCAGCAACAGCCGtagacggcagcggcagcggcagcacCGCCCGTCCGCCGGCGGCGCTGCCCGGCCTGAAGCTCCTCCGTCGTCTCCTCCTCGTGGCGGTGGTGGGCACGGGTTTCCTGGCAGTCGTGGTACTGCTCTCCTCCTCATGGCGATACTCGTCATCCATGCTCCCTCGGGTCCCCGCGCCGGACGTCCGGCTGCCCGCGCCGGCGGGCGGCGGGAAGGTGCCGCTGGAGCGGTGGGCGCGGGGGTCCGCGTCCGCGTGGCACAACCTGACCGACGAGGAGCTGCTGTGGGCGGCGTCGTGGCGGCCCGGCGTCCGGCGCTACCCGTACCGCCGGACGCCCAAGGTGGCCTTCATGTTCCTCACCCGCGGCCCGCTGCCGCTGGCGCCGCTCTGGGACAGGTTCTTCACCGGCGCCGGGGACGCGCGCCTCTTCTCCGTGTACGTGCACGCCACCCCGGGGTACCGCCCCGGCTTCCCGCCGGCGTCCGCCTTCTACCGCCGCCTCGTGCCCAGCCAG GTGGCTCGGTGGGGCGAGGCGAGCATGTGCgacgcggagcggcggctgctggcGAACGCGCTGCTGGACCCGGCGAACGAGCGCTTCGTGCTGCTCTCCGAGTCGTGCGTGCCGCTCTACGGCTTCCCGGCGGTGTACAGCTACCTGACGCGGTCGCGGGAGAGCTTCGTGGGCGCGTTCGACGACCCAGGCCCGCACGGCCGGGGCCGGTACCGCGCCGGGCTGGGCCCCGAGGTGACCGCCGGGCAATTCCGCAAGGGCGCGCAGTGGTTCGAGCTGGACCGCGACCTCGCCGTCGGCGTCGTCGCCGACGGCCGCTACTACCCCAAGTTCCGGGACCACTGCCGGCCGCCGTGCTACGTGGACGAGCACTACCTGCCCACGGTGCTGTCCATCGAGGCCCCCGCGCGGATCGCCAACCGGAGCGTCACGTGGGTGGACTGGTCCCGCGGCGGCGCGCACCCGGCCACGTTCGGGGAGGAGGACGTGCACGAGGCGTTCCTCAGACGGCTCACGGCGCCCGGGAAGGACCAGGGCAACTGCACCTACAACGGCCAGCCGGCGGAGGTGTGCTTCCTGTTCGCCAGGAAGTTCGCGCCCAGCACGCTGCGCCCGCTGCTCAGCCTCGCACCCAAGTTGCTCGGATACGGCTGA
- the LOC103650305 gene encoding glycosyltransferase BC10 isoform X1, translated as MAQGAATAVDGSGSGSTARPPAALPGLKLLRRLLLVAVVGTGFLAVVVLLSSSWRYSSSMLPRVPAPDVRLPAPAGGGKVPLERWARGSASAWHNLTDEELLWAASWRPGVRRYPYRRTPKVAFMFLTRGPLPLAPLWDRFFTGAGDARLFSVYVHATPGYRPGFPPASAFYRRLVPSQVARWGEASMCDAERRLLANALLDPANERFVLLSESCVPLYGFPAVYSYLTRSRESFVGAFDDPGPHGRGRYRAGLGPEVTAGQFRKGAQWFELDRDLAVGVVADGRYYPKFRDHCRPPCYVDEHYLPTVLSIEAPARIANRSVTWVDWSRGGAHPATFGEEDVHEAFLRRLTAPGKDQGNCTYNGQPAEVCFLFARKFAPSTLRPLLSLAPKLLGYG; from the exons ATGGCGCAGGGAGCAGCAACAGCCGtagacggcagcggcagcggcagcacCGCCCGTCCGCCGGCGGCGCTGCCCGGCCTGAAGCTCCTCCGTCGTCTCCTCCTCGTGGCGGTGGTGGGCACGGGTTTCCTGGCAGTCGTGGTACTGCTCTCCTCCTCATGGCGATACTCGTCATCCATGCTCCCTCGGGTCCCCGCGCCGGACGTCCGGCTGCCCGCGCCGGCGGGCGGCGGGAAGGTGCCGCTGGAGCGGTGGGCGCGGGGGTCCGCGTCCGCGTGGCACAACCTGACCGACGAGGAGCTGCTGTGGGCGGCGTCGTGGCGGCCCGGCGTCCGGCGCTACCCGTACCGCCGGACGCCCAAGGTGGCCTTCATGTTCCTCACCCGCGGCCCGCTGCCGCTGGCGCCGCTCTGGGACAGGTTCTTCACCGGCGCCGGGGACGCGCGCCTCTTCTCCGTGTACGTGCACGCCACCCCGGGGTACCGCCCCGGCTTCCCGCCGGCGTCCGCCTTCTACCGCCGCCTCGTGCCCAGCCAG GTGGCTCGGTGGGGCGAGGCGAGCATGTGCgacgcggagcggcggctgctggcGAACGCGCTGCTGGACCCGGCGAACGAGCGCTTCGTGCTGCTCTCCGAGTCGTGCGTGCCGCTCTACGGCTTCCCGGCGGTGTACAGCTACCTGACGCGGTCGCGGGAGAGCTTCGTGGGCGCGTTCGACGACCCAGGCCCGCACGGCCGGGGCCGGTACCGCGCCGGGCTGGGCCCCGAGGTGACCGCCGGGCAATTCCGCAAGGGCGCGCAGTGGTTCGAGCTGGACCGCGACCTCGCCGTCGGCGTCGTCGCCGACGGCCGCTACTACCCCAAGTTCCGGGACCACTGCCGGCCGCCGTGCTACGTGGACGAGCACTACCTGCCCACGGTGCTGTCCATCGAGGCCCCCGCGCGGATCGCCAACCGGAGCGTCACGTGGGTGGACTGGTCCCGCGGCGGCGCGCACCCGGCCACGTTCGGGGAGGAGGACGTGCACGAGGCGTTCCTCAGACGGCTCACGGCGCCCGGGAAGGACCAGGGCAACTGCACCTACAACGGCCAGCCGGCGGAGGTGTGCTTCCTGTTCGCCAGGAAGTTCGCGCCCAGCACGCTGCGCCCGCTGCTCAGCCTCGCACCCAAGTTGCTCGGATACGGCTGA